From Coffea arabica cultivar ET-39 chromosome 2e, Coffea Arabica ET-39 HiFi, whole genome shotgun sequence, the proteins below share one genomic window:
- the LOC113732920 gene encoding topless-related protein 3-like isoform X1 codes for MSSLSRELVFLILQFLEEEKFKESVHKLEQESGFFFNMKYFEEKVHAGEWEEVEKYLSGFTKVDDNRYSMKIFFEIRKQKYLEALDRQDKAKAVEILVNDLKVFSTFNEDLYKEITQLLTLNNFRENEQLSKYGDTKTARSIMLIELKKLIEANPLFREKLVFPTLKASRLRTLINQSLNWQHQLCKNPRPNPDIKTLFTDHTCTPPNGALAPTPVNMPPAAAVAKPAAYTSLGTHGPFPTTAAAANANALAGWMANAAASSSVQAAVVTASSLPVPPNQVSILKRPITPPATLGMVDYQNAEHEQLMKRLRPAQSVEEVTYPTVRQQPSWSLDDLPRNVAFTMHQGSTITTMDFHPSHHTLLLVGSNNGDITLWEVGMREKLVTKPFKIWEIQACTLPFQASVAKEGPFSVSRVTWSPDGTFIGAAFSKHLVHLYAYAGPNDLRQHLEIDAHTGGVNDLAFAHPNKQLCVVTCGDDKLIKVWDLTGRKLFNFEGHEAPVYSICPHQKENIQFIFSTAIDGKIKAWLYDNMGSRVDYDAPGHWCTTMLYSADGSRLFSCGTGKEGDSFLVEWNESEGAIKRTYTGFRKKSNLVVQFDTTQNHFLAVGEDSQIKFWDMDNNNILTSTDAEGGLSSLPRLRFNKEGNLLAVTTADNGIKILANAAGMRSLRAAENPGFEALRSPIEAAAIKASGSSVANVPPVNCKVERSSPVRPSPILNGVDSMSRSMEKPRTLDDVNDKMKPWQLAEIVDPVQCRMVTMPESTDAGNKVARLLYTNSGVGLLALGSNGVQKLWKWVRNEQNPSGKATANLVPQHWQPNSGLLMTNDVSGVNLEEAVPCIALSKNDSYVMSAAGGKVSLFNMMTFKVMTTFMAPPPASTFLAFHPQDNNIIAIGMEDSTIHIYNVRVDEVKSKLKSHQKRITGLAFSTTLNILVSSGADAQLCVWSIDTWDKRKSVPIQLPAGKAPTGDTRVQFHSDQIRLLVSHETQLALYDAAKIDRIRQWVPQDVLSAPISYAAYSCNSQLVYASFCDGNIGVFDADTLRLRCRVAPSAYLSQAVLNGSQAVYPLVIAAHPQDPNQFAIGLTDGSVKVIEPQESEGKWGVTPPVDNGMLNGRAASSSTTSNHGGPDSVQR; via the exons ATGTCGTCGTTGAGTAGAGAATTGGTTTTCCTCATACTTCAATTTCTAGAAGAGGAAAAGTTTAAGGAATCTGTTCACAA GCTTGAGCAAGAATCAGGGTTTTTCTTTAACATGAAGTATTTTGAGGAAAAAGTACATGCTGGTGAATGGGAAGAAGTTGAAAAGTACTTGTCTGGATTCACCAAGGTCGATGATAATAGATACTCCATGAAGATATTTTTCGAAATAAGGAAGCAGAAGTATCTTGAAGCCCTTGATCG GCAAGACAAGGCAAAGGCAGTTGAGATACTGGTCAATGATTTGAAAGTCTTCTCAACATTCAATGAGGATTTGTACAAAGAGATTACTCAGCTGTTAACTCTCAATAATTTCAG GGAAAATGAACAGTTATCCAAGTATGGTGACACCAAGACCGCCCGAAGTATAATGTTGATAGAGCTGAAAAAGTTAATTGAAGCTAATCCACTTTTTCGAGAAAAGCTTGTTTTTCCAACCTTAAAAGCATCTAGATTGCGGACCTTAATAAATCAAAG TTTAAACTGGCAGCACCAGCTCTGCAAGAATCCGAGGCCAAACCCGGATATTAAGACCTTGTTCACAGACCATACCTGCACACCTCCAAATGGGGCTCTTGCTCCAACTCCAGTGAATATGCCTCCTGCTGCTGCAGTGGCAAAACCTGCTGCTTATACGTCACTTGGAACACATGGG CCCTTTCCAACAACTGCTGCAGCTGCCAACGCAAATGCTTTAGCAGGTTGGATGGCAAATGCTGCTGCATCTTCATCTGTTCAGGCAGCTGTTGTGACTGCATCATCCTTACCAGTTCCACCAAATCAAG TGTCAATCTTGAAGCGTCCAATTACTCCTCCGGCAACATTGGGAATGGTTGATTACCAGAATGCTGAGCATGAGCAGCTAATGAAACGTTTACGTCCAGCACAGTCAGTTGAGGAG GTCACCTATCCTACAGTTCGTCAACAGCCATCTTGGTCCCTGGATGACCTACCAAGAAATGTAGCTTTTACCATGCATCAAGGATCTACCATCACAACCATGGATTTTCATCCTTCTCACCATACATTGCTTCTCG TGGGCTCTAATAATGGTGACATTACACTTTGGGAGGTTGGGATGCGAGAAAAGCTGGTTACAAAGCCATTTAAGATTTGGGAGATTCAAGCTTGTACATTGCCGTTTCAG GCTTCTGTTGCAAAAGAGGGACCCTTTTCTGTAAGCCGGGTTACATGGAGTCCAGATGGCACTTTTATTG GAGCTGCATTCAGTAAGCATTTAGTCCATTTGTATGCCTATGCTGGACCAAATGATCTGCGCCAGCATCTGGAG ATTGATGCCCATACTGGAGGAGTAAATGATTTGGCCTTTGCCCATCCAAACAAACAGTTGTGTGTTGTAACCTGTGGAGATGACAAGTTGATCAAG GTTTGGGACTTAACAGGACGGAAGTTATTCAATTTTGAAGGGCATGAAGCCCCTGTATACTCTATATGTCCTCATCAAAAGGAGAATATTCAG tttatcTTCTCAACTGCTATCGATGGGAAAATTAAGGCTTGGTTGTATGACAATATGGGATCCAGAGTTGACTATGATGCTCCTGGGCATTGGTGTACCACAATGCTTTACAGTGCTGATGGAAGCAG ATTGTTCTCTTGTGGAACTGGTAAAGAAGGAGATTCTTTTCTTGTTGAATGGAATGAAAGTGAAGGGGCCATAAAAAGGACGTACACTGGGTTCAGAAAGAAGTCAAATTTGGTTGTACAGTTTGATACAActcaaaatcactttttggctgTGGGTGAAGATAGCCAGATCAAGTTTTGGGATATGGACAACAATAACATTCTTACCAGTACAGATGCAGAGGGTGGTCTTTCG AGTCTTCCTCGATTGAGATTCAACAAAGAAGGGAATCTCCTTGCTGTTACTACTGCAGACAATGGAATCAAGATACTTGCAAATGCTGCAGGTATGAGGTCCTTAAGAGCTGCTGAAAACCCTGGTTTTGAAGCACTGAGGTCACCTATTGAAGCagctgcaattaag GCTTCTGGCTCTTCTGTAGCAAATGTTCCTCCTGTTAATTGCAAAGTTGAAAGAAGCTCTCCTGTTAGGCCATCTCCAATACTT AATGGAGTTGACTCAATGTCTAGAAGCATGGAGAAACCAAGAACGCTAGATGATGTTAATGATAAAATGAAACCTTGGCAGTTGGCTGAAATTGTAGATCCTGTTCAATGCCGAATGGTTACGATGCCAGAGAGCACAGATGCGGGTAACAAG GTTGCTCGGCTTCTTTATACAAACTCTGGTGTTGGCCTTTTGGCACTGGGATCAAATGGTGTTCAGAAGCTGTGGAAGTGGGTGCGAAATGAGCAAAATCCTTCTGGAAAG GCCACTGCCAATCTTGTTCCACAACATTGGCAACCAAACAGTGGTCTTCTTATGACTAATGATGTCTCAGGTGTCAACCTTGAGGAAGCAGTTCCGTGCATAGCTCTCTCAAAGAATGATTCTTATGTAATGTCAGCTGCTGGTGGAAAGGTTTCATTGTTCAATATGATGACTTTTAAG GTGATGACGACATTTATGGCGCCACCACCGGCTTCAACTTTCTTGGCATTCCATCCTCAAGATAATAACATTATAGCCATTGGTATGGAGGATTCCACCATCCACATCTACAATGTTAGGGTAGATGAG GtgaaatcaaagctgaaaagtCACCAGAAGCGCATAACTGGTTTAGCATTTTCCACCACCCTGAATATATTAGTTTCTTCTGGTGCTGATGCTCAG CTTTGTGTTTGGAGTATTGATACATGGGACAAGCGGAAATCAGTCCCCATCCAACTCCCTGCTGGGAAAGCACCTACAGGTGACACTCGAGTTCAGTTCCATTCTGATCAAATCCGCTTGCTGGTATCACATGAGACACAGCTAGCATTGTATGATGCTGCTAAGATTGATCGCATTCGTCAG TGGGTTCCCCAAGATGTCCTTTCTGCTCCCATCTCATATGCTGCATACTCCTGCAACAGTCAACTAGTTTATGCTTCGTTCTGTGATGGGAATATTGGGGTCTTTGATGCTGATACCCTAAGGCTAAGATGTCGGGTTGCTCCATCGGCGTATTTATCCCAGGCAGTATTAAATGG AAGTCAAGCTGTGTATCCACTTGTCATTGCGGCACATCCTCAAGACCCGAACCAATTTGCAATTGGGTTGACAGATGGGTCTGTCAAAGTGATAGAGCCCCAGGAATCAGAAGGAAAGTGGGGAGTAACTCCTCCAGTGGACAACGGGATGTTAAATGGTAGGGCGGCATCGTCATCCACCACCAGTAACCATGGAGGGCCTGATTCAGTCCAGAGATAA
- the LOC113732920 gene encoding topless-related protein 3-like isoform X2 produces the protein MSSLSRELVFLILQFLEEEKFKESVHKLEQESGFFFNMKYFEEKVHAGEWEEVEKYLSGFTKVDDNRYSMKIFFEIRKQKYLEALDRQDKAKAVEILVNDLKVFSTFNEDLYKEITQLLTLNNFRENEQLSKYGDTKTARSIMLIELKKLIEANPLFREKLVFPTLKASRLRTLINQSLNWQHQLCKNPRPNPDIKTLFTDHTCTPPNGALAPTPVNMPPAAAVAKPAAYTSLGTHGPFPTTAAAANANALAGWMANAAASSSVQAAVVTASSLPVPPNQVSILKRPITPPATLGMVDYQNAEHEQLMKRLRPAQSVEEVTYPTVRQQPSWSLDDLPRNVAFTMHQGSTITTMDFHPSHHTLLLVGSNNGDITLWEVGMREKLVTKPFKIWEIQACTLPFQASVAKEGPFSVSRVTWSPDGTFIGAAFSKHLVHLYAYAGPNDLRQHLEIDAHTGGVNDLAFAHPNKQLCVVTCGDDKLIKVWDLTGRKLFNFEGHEAPVYSICPHQKENIQFIFSTAIDGKIKAWLYDNMGSRVDYDAPGHWCTTMLYSADGSRLFSCGTGKEGDSFLVEWNESEGAIKRTYTGFRKKSNLVVQFDTTQNHFLAVGEDSQIKFWDMDNNNILTSTDAEGGLSSLPRLRFNKEGNLLAVTTADNGIKILANAAGMRSLRAAENPGFEALRSPIEAAAIKNGVDSMSRSMEKPRTLDDVNDKMKPWQLAEIVDPVQCRMVTMPESTDAGNKVARLLYTNSGVGLLALGSNGVQKLWKWVRNEQNPSGKATANLVPQHWQPNSGLLMTNDVSGVNLEEAVPCIALSKNDSYVMSAAGGKVSLFNMMTFKVMTTFMAPPPASTFLAFHPQDNNIIAIGMEDSTIHIYNVRVDEVKSKLKSHQKRITGLAFSTTLNILVSSGADAQLCVWSIDTWDKRKSVPIQLPAGKAPTGDTRVQFHSDQIRLLVSHETQLALYDAAKIDRIRQWVPQDVLSAPISYAAYSCNSQLVYASFCDGNIGVFDADTLRLRCRVAPSAYLSQAVLNGSQAVYPLVIAAHPQDPNQFAIGLTDGSVKVIEPQESEGKWGVTPPVDNGMLNGRAASSSTTSNHGGPDSVQR, from the exons ATGTCGTCGTTGAGTAGAGAATTGGTTTTCCTCATACTTCAATTTCTAGAAGAGGAAAAGTTTAAGGAATCTGTTCACAA GCTTGAGCAAGAATCAGGGTTTTTCTTTAACATGAAGTATTTTGAGGAAAAAGTACATGCTGGTGAATGGGAAGAAGTTGAAAAGTACTTGTCTGGATTCACCAAGGTCGATGATAATAGATACTCCATGAAGATATTTTTCGAAATAAGGAAGCAGAAGTATCTTGAAGCCCTTGATCG GCAAGACAAGGCAAAGGCAGTTGAGATACTGGTCAATGATTTGAAAGTCTTCTCAACATTCAATGAGGATTTGTACAAAGAGATTACTCAGCTGTTAACTCTCAATAATTTCAG GGAAAATGAACAGTTATCCAAGTATGGTGACACCAAGACCGCCCGAAGTATAATGTTGATAGAGCTGAAAAAGTTAATTGAAGCTAATCCACTTTTTCGAGAAAAGCTTGTTTTTCCAACCTTAAAAGCATCTAGATTGCGGACCTTAATAAATCAAAG TTTAAACTGGCAGCACCAGCTCTGCAAGAATCCGAGGCCAAACCCGGATATTAAGACCTTGTTCACAGACCATACCTGCACACCTCCAAATGGGGCTCTTGCTCCAACTCCAGTGAATATGCCTCCTGCTGCTGCAGTGGCAAAACCTGCTGCTTATACGTCACTTGGAACACATGGG CCCTTTCCAACAACTGCTGCAGCTGCCAACGCAAATGCTTTAGCAGGTTGGATGGCAAATGCTGCTGCATCTTCATCTGTTCAGGCAGCTGTTGTGACTGCATCATCCTTACCAGTTCCACCAAATCAAG TGTCAATCTTGAAGCGTCCAATTACTCCTCCGGCAACATTGGGAATGGTTGATTACCAGAATGCTGAGCATGAGCAGCTAATGAAACGTTTACGTCCAGCACAGTCAGTTGAGGAG GTCACCTATCCTACAGTTCGTCAACAGCCATCTTGGTCCCTGGATGACCTACCAAGAAATGTAGCTTTTACCATGCATCAAGGATCTACCATCACAACCATGGATTTTCATCCTTCTCACCATACATTGCTTCTCG TGGGCTCTAATAATGGTGACATTACACTTTGGGAGGTTGGGATGCGAGAAAAGCTGGTTACAAAGCCATTTAAGATTTGGGAGATTCAAGCTTGTACATTGCCGTTTCAG GCTTCTGTTGCAAAAGAGGGACCCTTTTCTGTAAGCCGGGTTACATGGAGTCCAGATGGCACTTTTATTG GAGCTGCATTCAGTAAGCATTTAGTCCATTTGTATGCCTATGCTGGACCAAATGATCTGCGCCAGCATCTGGAG ATTGATGCCCATACTGGAGGAGTAAATGATTTGGCCTTTGCCCATCCAAACAAACAGTTGTGTGTTGTAACCTGTGGAGATGACAAGTTGATCAAG GTTTGGGACTTAACAGGACGGAAGTTATTCAATTTTGAAGGGCATGAAGCCCCTGTATACTCTATATGTCCTCATCAAAAGGAGAATATTCAG tttatcTTCTCAACTGCTATCGATGGGAAAATTAAGGCTTGGTTGTATGACAATATGGGATCCAGAGTTGACTATGATGCTCCTGGGCATTGGTGTACCACAATGCTTTACAGTGCTGATGGAAGCAG ATTGTTCTCTTGTGGAACTGGTAAAGAAGGAGATTCTTTTCTTGTTGAATGGAATGAAAGTGAAGGGGCCATAAAAAGGACGTACACTGGGTTCAGAAAGAAGTCAAATTTGGTTGTACAGTTTGATACAActcaaaatcactttttggctgTGGGTGAAGATAGCCAGATCAAGTTTTGGGATATGGACAACAATAACATTCTTACCAGTACAGATGCAGAGGGTGGTCTTTCG AGTCTTCCTCGATTGAGATTCAACAAAGAAGGGAATCTCCTTGCTGTTACTACTGCAGACAATGGAATCAAGATACTTGCAAATGCTGCAGGTATGAGGTCCTTAAGAGCTGCTGAAAACCCTGGTTTTGAAGCACTGAGGTCACCTATTGAAGCagctgcaattaag AATGGAGTTGACTCAATGTCTAGAAGCATGGAGAAACCAAGAACGCTAGATGATGTTAATGATAAAATGAAACCTTGGCAGTTGGCTGAAATTGTAGATCCTGTTCAATGCCGAATGGTTACGATGCCAGAGAGCACAGATGCGGGTAACAAG GTTGCTCGGCTTCTTTATACAAACTCTGGTGTTGGCCTTTTGGCACTGGGATCAAATGGTGTTCAGAAGCTGTGGAAGTGGGTGCGAAATGAGCAAAATCCTTCTGGAAAG GCCACTGCCAATCTTGTTCCACAACATTGGCAACCAAACAGTGGTCTTCTTATGACTAATGATGTCTCAGGTGTCAACCTTGAGGAAGCAGTTCCGTGCATAGCTCTCTCAAAGAATGATTCTTATGTAATGTCAGCTGCTGGTGGAAAGGTTTCATTGTTCAATATGATGACTTTTAAG GTGATGACGACATTTATGGCGCCACCACCGGCTTCAACTTTCTTGGCATTCCATCCTCAAGATAATAACATTATAGCCATTGGTATGGAGGATTCCACCATCCACATCTACAATGTTAGGGTAGATGAG GtgaaatcaaagctgaaaagtCACCAGAAGCGCATAACTGGTTTAGCATTTTCCACCACCCTGAATATATTAGTTTCTTCTGGTGCTGATGCTCAG CTTTGTGTTTGGAGTATTGATACATGGGACAAGCGGAAATCAGTCCCCATCCAACTCCCTGCTGGGAAAGCACCTACAGGTGACACTCGAGTTCAGTTCCATTCTGATCAAATCCGCTTGCTGGTATCACATGAGACACAGCTAGCATTGTATGATGCTGCTAAGATTGATCGCATTCGTCAG TGGGTTCCCCAAGATGTCCTTTCTGCTCCCATCTCATATGCTGCATACTCCTGCAACAGTCAACTAGTTTATGCTTCGTTCTGTGATGGGAATATTGGGGTCTTTGATGCTGATACCCTAAGGCTAAGATGTCGGGTTGCTCCATCGGCGTATTTATCCCAGGCAGTATTAAATGG AAGTCAAGCTGTGTATCCACTTGTCATTGCGGCACATCCTCAAGACCCGAACCAATTTGCAATTGGGTTGACAGATGGGTCTGTCAAAGTGATAGAGCCCCAGGAATCAGAAGGAAAGTGGGGAGTAACTCCTCCAGTGGACAACGGGATGTTAAATGGTAGGGCGGCATCGTCATCCACCACCAGTAACCATGGAGGGCCTGATTCAGTCCAGAGATAA